A window of the Acidimicrobiales bacterium genome harbors these coding sequences:
- a CDS encoding LLM class F420-dependent oxidoreductase, translating into MKFGITLMFTDETPSVIDVAPELESRGFESMWIGEHTHLPVDTVFHYAQDKYPTGKTVKEGYVPDFYKRMVDPYIALTAAAAVTQRINVGTCIALPAEYNPIILAKAIATLDMISGGRFQFGIGYGWNGLEMRNNGFDIKDRRQVMREKIAAMKGLWTQETAGFEGEFVNFTPSWSKPKPLQTPHPPVLLGAAPSPATFREVVDWADGWIPVRGFMNADLADDIARLRTTAKEAGRDPDTIEISLVNPEGAMGGKKSQEEFTKRLPTADTVKAYAEAGVSRATFGVPMTNMDFIRWSLDQVAGLQAEVNGD; encoded by the coding sequence TTGAAGTTCGGCATCACCCTCATGTTCACCGACGAGACACCGTCGGTGATCGACGTGGCCCCGGAGCTGGAGAGCCGCGGCTTCGAGTCGATGTGGATCGGCGAGCACACCCACCTGCCGGTCGACACCGTCTTCCACTACGCCCAGGACAAGTACCCCACCGGCAAGACGGTGAAGGAGGGCTACGTCCCCGACTTCTACAAGCGGATGGTCGACCCCTACATCGCCCTCACCGCGGCCGCCGCCGTCACCCAGCGGATCAACGTGGGCACCTGCATCGCCCTGCCCGCCGAGTACAACCCGATCATCCTGGCCAAGGCCATCGCGACCCTCGACATGATCTCCGGCGGCCGCTTCCAGTTCGGCATCGGCTACGGCTGGAACGGCCTGGAGATGCGCAACAACGGCTTCGACATCAAGGACCGGCGCCAGGTCATGCGGGAGAAGATCGCCGCCATGAAGGGGCTGTGGACCCAGGAGACCGCCGGTTTCGAGGGCGAGTTCGTCAACTTCACGCCCAGCTGGTCGAAGCCGAAGCCGCTGCAGACGCCCCATCCCCCGGTGCTGCTGGGCGCCGCGCCCAGCCCCGCCACCTTCCGCGAGGTGGTCGACTGGGCCGACGGCTGGATCCCGGTGCGGGGCTTCATGAACGCCGACCTGGCCGACGACATCGCCCGGCTGCGCACGACCGCGAAGGAGGCCGGGCGCGACCCCGACACCATCGAGATCAGCCTGGTCAACCCCGAGGGCGCCATGGGCGGCAAGAAGTCGCAGGAGGAGTTCACGAAGCGGCTCCCGACCGCCGACACCGTCAAGGCCTACGCCGAGGCCGGCGTCAGCCGCGCCACCTTCGGGGTACCGATGACCAACATGGACTTCATCCGCTGGTCGCTCGACCAGGTGGCCGGCCTGCAGGCCGAGGTCAACGGGGACTGA
- a CDS encoding enoyl-CoA hydratase-related protein, whose product MTYEQIAYEVDGGIATVTLDRPDRMNAFTVTMAAELLDVFDRIDADDEVRVVVVTGRGRAFCAGADLADGAEALDMSKSPAGVDRERDLGGIVALRIFACLKPVIGALNGSAAGVGITLTLPMDVRVLADHAKVAFGFTGRGIVPDAASSWFLPRIVGLPTALEWCLTARTLTADEALAGGVVRSVHPADEVLPVAQRLATEMAERSAPVSAALTRHMLWRLSAQPSPIAAHRLDSRLIAHTSERADAYEGITAFLEKRPAQWSLAVSADLPDDFPWWGDEPFRPDVQ is encoded by the coding sequence GTGACCTACGAGCAGATCGCCTACGAGGTGGACGGCGGCATCGCCACCGTGACCCTCGACCGGCCCGACCGGATGAACGCCTTCACGGTCACCATGGCCGCCGAGCTGCTCGACGTGTTCGACCGCATCGACGCCGACGACGAGGTCCGGGTGGTGGTCGTCACCGGTCGTGGCCGGGCCTTCTGCGCCGGCGCCGACCTGGCGGACGGTGCCGAGGCCCTCGACATGTCGAAGTCGCCCGCCGGGGTGGACAGGGAGCGCGACCTCGGCGGCATCGTGGCGCTGCGCATCTTCGCGTGCCTGAAGCCGGTGATCGGCGCCCTCAACGGGTCGGCCGCCGGGGTGGGCATCACGCTGACGCTGCCCATGGACGTGCGGGTGCTGGCGGACCACGCCAAGGTGGCCTTCGGGTTCACCGGGCGGGGGATCGTGCCCGACGCCGCCTCGTCGTGGTTCCTGCCCCGCATCGTCGGCCTGCCGACCGCGCTGGAGTGGTGCCTCACGGCGCGCACGCTGACCGCCGACGAGGCGCTGGCCGGCGGGGTGGTGCGCAGCGTGCACCCGGCCGACGAGGTGCTCCCGGTGGCGCAGCGTCTGGCGACCGAGATGGCCGAGCGATCCGCCCCGGTGTCGGCGGCGTTGACCCGGCACATGCTGTGGCGGCTGTCGGCCCAGCCGTCGCCGATCGCGGCGCACCGCCTCGACTCCCGCCTGATCGCCCACACCAGCGAGCGGGCCGACGCCTACGAGGGCATCACCGCGTTCCTGGAGAAGCGGCCGGCGCAGTGGTCGCTGGCGGTGAGCGCCGATCTGCCCGACGACTTCCCCTGGTGGGGTGACGAACCGTTCCGCCCAGATGTTCAGTGA
- a CDS encoding ABC transporter ATP-binding protein, whose protein sequence is MATDATATPLVEVAGLSTTFRTSRGELRAVDGVDLVVGHGERLGIVGESGSGKTVLVRSLMNLYDGDVNAVVDGSLRFDGRDVHTLSRQERRHFWGKEVAMVFQDPMTSLNPVKRVGAQISDPIRYHLGLSRQQAAARAEELLRQMRIPDPKARLRNYPHELSGGMRQRVALAVALSCDPKLLIADEPTTALDVTVQKQILDLIDRLADDRGMSVVLITHDLGVAAGRTDRVAVMYAGQVVEAATPVELFDQPRHPYTEALLRSSPRLDQASHTRLAAIAGRPPDLVALPSGCRFAPRCAHAQPSCSDSPPELAPAAVDAEAGLTRRVACFFPVGTGSETDDSSVEVTV, encoded by the coding sequence ATGGCCACGGACGCCACCGCCACCCCGTTGGTCGAGGTCGCCGGCCTGTCCACCACGTTCCGCACCTCCCGGGGCGAGCTGCGGGCGGTCGACGGCGTCGACCTCGTGGTCGGCCACGGCGAGCGGCTCGGGATCGTCGGCGAGTCGGGGTCGGGCAAGACCGTGCTGGTCCGCTCGCTGATGAACCTCTACGACGGCGACGTCAACGCCGTGGTCGACGGCAGCCTGCGCTTCGACGGGCGCGACGTGCACACCCTGTCCCGCCAGGAGCGGCGGCACTTCTGGGGCAAGGAGGTCGCCATGGTCTTCCAGGACCCGATGACCTCGCTCAACCCGGTGAAGCGGGTGGGCGCCCAGATCTCCGACCCGATCCGCTACCACCTCGGGCTCTCCCGCCAGCAGGCCGCGGCCCGGGCCGAGGAGCTGCTCCGGCAGATGCGCATCCCCGACCCGAAGGCCCGCCTGCGCAACTACCCCCACGAGCTGTCGGGCGGCATGCGCCAGCGGGTGGCGCTGGCCGTGGCGCTGTCGTGCGACCCGAAGCTGCTGATCGCCGACGAGCCCACCACCGCGCTCGACGTGACCGTGCAGAAGCAGATCCTCGACCTGATCGACCGGCTGGCCGACGACCGGGGCATGTCGGTGGTGCTGATCACCCACGACCTGGGCGTCGCCGCCGGGCGCACCGACCGGGTGGCGGTCATGTACGCCGGCCAGGTGGTGGAGGCGGCCACGCCGGTGGAGCTGTTCGACCAGCCCCGGCACCCCTACACGGAGGCGCTGCTGCGGTCGTCGCCCCGGCTCGACCAGGCCAGCCACACCCGCCTGGCGGCCATCGCCGGACGCCCACCCGACCTGGTGGCCCTCCCGTCCGGGTGCCGGTTCGCGCCCCGCTGCGCCCACGCCCAGCCGTCGTGCTCGGACTCGCCGCCGGAACTGGCGCCGGCCGCGGTCGACGCCGAGGCCGGGCTGACCCGCCGGGTCGCCTGCTTCTTCCCGGTGGGCACGGGCAGCGAGACCGACGACTCGTCGGTGGAGGTGACGGTCTGA
- a CDS encoding VOC family protein, with protein sequence MSTGQTTDARFPDLGHLGAVPYHLSFATRDLEEAMDAFGALMGLRWSPVMDDMAPGLGPCDTTGWACRRVVSAGGPLHVELSEGSLGSTWHTDARSELHHLAYWCDDLEGAIDALVADGWSMDLTLLDDAGRPTEFAYVTRDGWPRLELVDAKRTSAFLERHEHAGAARPRPQP encoded by the coding sequence ATGTCCACCGGACAGACCACGGACGCACGGTTCCCCGACCTGGGTCACCTCGGGGCCGTGCCGTACCACCTGTCGTTCGCCACCCGGGATCTGGAGGAGGCCATGGACGCCTTCGGGGCGCTCATGGGCCTGCGCTGGAGCCCGGTGATGGACGACATGGCGCCGGGCCTCGGCCCCTGTGACACGACGGGCTGGGCCTGCCGGAGGGTGGTGTCGGCCGGTGGGCCGCTCCACGTCGAGCTGTCGGAGGGATCGCTCGGCAGCACCTGGCACACCGACGCGCGGTCCGAGCTGCACCACCTCGCCTACTGGTGCGACGACCTGGAGGGCGCCATCGACGCCCTGGTCGCCGACGGCTGGAGCATGGACCTGACCCTGCTCGACGACGCCGGACGCCCCACCGAGTTCGCCTACGTCACCCGCGACGGCTGGCCCCGCCTCGAGCTGGTCGACGCCAAGCGGACGAGCGCCTTCCTCGAGCGCCACGAGCACGCGGGCGCCGCCCGGCCCCGGCCGCAGCCGTGA
- a CDS encoding aldo/keto reductase translates to MEHAFLGATGIEVPRLCLGTMLLGRWGELDRAAAVALVRTAMDHGVTFFDTADVYSAGDSEEILGEAVRGRRDEVVIVGKFFGPVDDSRLRRGASRRWIMAAVEGSLRRLGTDHLDVYLQHRPDPATDLDETLGALSDLVHQGKVRAIGSSTFPAEMIVEAQWTAERRGRERPRCEEPPYSVLTRGIERDVLPTCARYGMGVITWGPLGGGWLTGAVRRDAPMPTFGGAPRDPAKYDLALPDNQRKLAAVEALTALAADSGLTLGELALAFVLEHPAVTAAIVGPATPTQLEEVVAAADVRLDAATLDRIDEIVPPGVNLNHRDPAYEPPALSPSARRRV, encoded by the coding sequence GTGGAGCACGCCTTCCTGGGGGCGACCGGCATCGAGGTGCCGCGGCTGTGCCTGGGCACGATGCTGCTGGGCCGCTGGGGCGAGCTCGACCGGGCCGCGGCCGTCGCCCTGGTGCGCACGGCGATGGACCACGGCGTCACGTTCTTCGACACGGCCGACGTGTACTCGGCCGGTGACAGCGAGGAGATCCTGGGCGAGGCCGTCCGGGGCCGCCGCGACGAGGTGGTGATCGTCGGCAAGTTCTTCGGACCGGTCGACGACAGCCGCCTGCGCCGGGGCGCGTCCCGTCGCTGGATCATGGCGGCGGTGGAGGGCAGCCTGCGCCGGCTCGGCACCGACCACCTCGACGTCTACCTGCAGCACCGACCCGACCCGGCCACCGACCTCGACGAGACCCTCGGCGCCCTCAGCGACCTGGTCCACCAGGGCAAGGTGCGGGCGATCGGGTCGTCGACGTTCCCCGCCGAGATGATCGTGGAGGCCCAGTGGACGGCCGAGCGCCGCGGCCGGGAGCGTCCCCGCTGCGAGGAGCCGCCCTACTCGGTGCTCACCCGGGGCATCGAGCGTGACGTGCTGCCCACCTGCGCCCGCTACGGCATGGGTGTGATCACCTGGGGCCCGCTGGGCGGCGGCTGGCTCACGGGCGCGGTGCGACGCGACGCCCCGATGCCCACCTTCGGCGGCGCGCCCCGCGACCCGGCGAAGTACGACCTGGCGCTGCCCGACAACCAGCGCAAGCTGGCAGCCGTCGAGGCGCTGACCGCGCTGGCCGCCGACAGCGGCCTGACGCTCGGCGAGCTGGCGCTGGCGTTCGTGCTGGAGCACCCGGCGGTCACGGCCGCCATCGTCGGCCCGGCCACGCCGACCCAGCTGGAGGAGGTCGTCGCCGCGGCGGACGTCCGCCTCGACGCCGCCACCCTGGACCGCATCGACGAGATCGTGCCGCCCGGCGTCAACCTCAACCACCGCGACCCCGCCTACGAACCCCCGGCGCTGTCCCCGTCGGCACGGCGGAGGGTGTAG
- a CDS encoding ABC transporter permease: MSLRDLDATTSPGVDAAVDPAGTGAVGPGASPVAAPLPRRRGFVVGGLLVVAGLVAGGLGASPPGSLAMVGRVALVLAGVVLVYRGVAHLLRAGFGPTVDPGLVLGITWLGLVLAGAALAPILPLGEEKDTSATLLNPPFGRPDLLGEHPLGTNNFGLDELSRVVHGARASLTVALVAVAVGIVVGGAVGVVAGYRRGPVDRTVGILNNTMLAFPPLVLLLALSSVLDPSVRTLTIGLSILSIPINVRLARAATLQLAQREYVQAARAMGATRRRILVRELVPNVLPTLVAYGMIVVAVMIVAEASLSFLGLGIKQPEPSWGNMIAEGQQGIFEANPHIVLVPGVVLFLTVFSCNLVGEKLHSRWDPQRRRL, translated from the coding sequence ATGAGCTTGCGTGACCTCGACGCGACCACGTCGCCCGGCGTCGACGCGGCGGTTGACCCCGCGGGCACCGGCGCCGTCGGCCCGGGGGCCTCGCCGGTCGCGGCACCGCTGCCCCGCAGGCGCGGCTTCGTCGTCGGCGGCCTGCTGGTCGTCGCCGGGCTGGTCGCCGGCGGGCTCGGGGCGAGCCCGCCCGGGAGCCTGGCCATGGTCGGGCGGGTGGCGCTGGTCCTCGCCGGCGTCGTGCTCGTCTACCGGGGCGTGGCGCACCTGCTGCGGGCGGGCTTCGGTCCGACCGTCGACCCCGGCCTCGTGCTGGGCATCACCTGGCTGGGCCTCGTGCTGGCCGGGGCCGCGCTGGCGCCGATCCTGCCCCTGGGCGAGGAGAAGGACACGAGCGCGACCCTGCTCAACCCGCCGTTCGGGCGGCCCGACCTGCTGGGCGAGCACCCGCTGGGCACCAACAACTTCGGGCTCGACGAGCTGTCCCGCGTGGTCCACGGGGCCCGGGCGTCGCTGACGGTGGCGCTCGTGGCCGTGGCGGTCGGGATCGTGGTCGGCGGCGCCGTCGGTGTGGTGGCCGGCTACCGCCGGGGCCCGGTCGACCGGACCGTCGGCATCCTCAACAACACCATGCTCGCCTTCCCGCCGCTGGTCCTGCTGCTGGCGCTCAGCTCGGTGCTCGACCCCAGCGTGCGGACCCTGACGATCGGCCTGTCGATCCTGTCGATCCCCATCAACGTGCGCCTGGCCCGGGCCGCCACCCTGCAGCTGGCCCAGCGGGAGTACGTCCAGGCCGCCCGGGCGATGGGGGCGACGCGGCGTCGCATCCTGGTGCGCGAGCTGGTGCCCAACGTGCTGCCGACGCTGGTGGCCTACGGCATGATCGTGGTGGCGGTGATGATCGTGGCCGAGGCGTCGCTCAGCTTCCTCGGCCTGGGCATCAAGCAGCCCGAGCCCTCCTGGGGGAACATGATCGCCGAGGGCCAGCAGGGCATCTTCGAGGCGAACCCCCACATCGTGCTCGTCCCGGGCGTGGTGCTGTTCCTCACCGTGTTCTCGTGCAACCTGGTGGGGGAGAAGCTCCACTCCCGCTGGGACCCCCAGCGCAGGAGGCTCTGA
- a CDS encoding ABC transporter permease — protein MARRLGELLLVLLLISFLTFMLGSLLPGDPAVAILGPDRPAEDYVEVRQELHLDDPFFSRYLSWLGDAVRGDLGEGVVPPHGSVTDRVSAALPVSLELAVLAVTISLALSIPLALLSAAKPGGRVDRSISAMAFGMISVPSFVAGLLLILVFVKLWPVLPRNGWVRPSDGGWGENLRFALLPALTMSLMEVAIYTRLLRNDLVATLQEDFVLAARAKGLPRWRILVREALRPSSLSLVTVAGVSLGRMIGATVIAEQLFGLPGLGSLVVKAAVDGDLVLVQGAVLVVAAIYVLVNAAIDLTYGWLDPRVRHELA, from the coding sequence GTGGCGAGGCGACTCGGTGAGCTCCTACTGGTGCTCCTGCTCATCAGCTTCCTGACCTTCATGCTGGGCTCGTTGCTGCCCGGCGACCCGGCGGTCGCGATCCTCGGTCCCGACCGGCCGGCGGAGGACTACGTGGAGGTGCGCCAGGAGCTCCACCTCGACGACCCCTTCTTCTCCCGCTACCTCAGCTGGCTGGGCGACGCCGTGCGCGGCGACCTCGGCGAGGGCGTGGTGCCGCCCCACGGGTCGGTCACCGACCGGGTGTCGGCAGCGCTGCCGGTGAGCCTCGAGCTGGCGGTGCTGGCGGTCACCATCTCGCTGGCCCTGTCGATCCCGCTGGCGCTGCTGTCGGCGGCCAAGCCCGGGGGACGGGTCGACCGGTCGATCTCGGCGATGGCCTTCGGGATGATCTCGGTGCCGAGCTTCGTGGCGGGACTGCTGCTGATCCTCGTGTTCGTGAAGCTGTGGCCGGTGCTGCCCCGCAACGGCTGGGTGCGCCCCAGCGACGGCGGGTGGGGCGAGAACCTGCGCTTCGCGCTGCTGCCCGCGCTCACCATGAGCCTCATGGAGGTGGCCATCTACACCCGCCTCCTGCGCAACGACCTGGTGGCCACCCTGCAGGAGGACTTCGTGCTGGCGGCCCGGGCCAAGGGCCTGCCCCGCTGGCGGATCCTGGTGCGCGAGGCGCTGCGGCCGTCGTCGCTGTCGCTGGTCACCGTCGCCGGCGTGAGCCTGGGCCGGATGATCGGCGCCACCGTGATCGCCGAGCAGCTCTTCGGCCTGCCGGGCCTGGGCAGCCTGGTGGTGAAGGCCGCCGTCGACGGCGACCTGGTGCTGGTGCAGGGGGCGGTGCTGGTGGTGGCCGCGATCTACGTGCTGGTCAACGCGGCGATCGACCTGACCTACGGCTGGCTCGACCCGAGGGTGCGCCATGAGCTTGCGTGA
- a CDS encoding oligopeptide/dipeptide ABC transporter ATP-binding protein gives MAGSGRAHLRDDVDAALAVEDLVVELPARRGRKVHAVSGLSFDVREGETLGVVGESGCGKSTAARAVMQLVAPTSGSVRLDGQELTGLDDAELRRRRTRMQLIFQDPISSLNPRRTVRALVAEGPAIWKKTLTTEQIDALIESVGLDPAIVGDRRPRQLSGGQCQRVAIARALALEPQVLICDEPVSALDVSVQAQILNLLHDARDRYGLATVFISHDLAVVKNISDRVLVMYLGKVCEVAPADVLDRNPAHPYTFLLLAAIPDPDPHAEIARDDIVGELPSPLDPPSGCRFRTRCPRADERCTAEEPQLQEVGADHFVACHHPLADPEG, from the coding sequence ATGGCCGGGTCGGGCCGGGCGCACCTGCGTGACGACGTCGACGCCGCGCTCGCGGTCGAGGACCTGGTGGTCGAGCTGCCGGCCCGACGGGGTCGCAAGGTGCACGCCGTGTCGGGGCTGAGCTTCGACGTGCGCGAGGGCGAGACGCTGGGCGTCGTCGGCGAGTCGGGGTGCGGCAAGTCGACCGCGGCCCGGGCGGTGATGCAGCTGGTGGCGCCGACGTCGGGCTCCGTCCGGCTCGACGGCCAGGAGCTGACCGGTCTCGATGACGCCGAGCTGCGCCGGCGCCGCACCCGCATGCAGCTCATCTTCCAGGACCCGATCTCGTCGCTGAACCCGCGCCGGACGGTGCGGGCGCTGGTGGCCGAGGGCCCGGCCATCTGGAAGAAGACGCTGACGACCGAGCAGATCGACGCCCTCATCGAGTCGGTGGGCCTCGACCCCGCGATCGTCGGCGACCGCCGCCCACGCCAGCTGTCGGGCGGGCAGTGCCAGCGGGTGGCCATCGCCCGGGCGCTGGCGCTCGAGCCCCAGGTGCTGATCTGCGACGAGCCGGTCTCGGCGCTCGACGTGTCGGTGCAGGCCCAGATCCTCAACCTGCTCCACGACGCCCGCGACCGCTACGGCCTGGCGACGGTGTTCATCTCCCACGACCTGGCAGTGGTGAAGAACATCAGCGACCGGGTGCTGGTGATGTACCTGGGCAAGGTGTGCGAGGTGGCGCCGGCCGACGTGCTCGACCGCAACCCGGCGCACCCGTACACGTTCCTGCTGCTGGCGGCCATCCCCGACCCGGACCCCCACGCCGAGATCGCCCGGGACGACATCGTCGGCGAGCTGCCGTCGCCGCTCGACCCGCCCAGCGGCTGCCGGTTCCGCACCCGCTGCCCCCGGGCCGACGAGCGTTGCACCGCCGAGGAGCCGCAGCTGCAGGAGGTGGGCGCCGACCACTTCGTCGCCTGCCACCACCCGCTGGCCGACCCGGAGGGCTGA
- a CDS encoding nuclear transport factor 2 family protein produces MDPEPAGDLELRYLVVESAVRRVLARYCRGVDRMDADLVRSCYHEGATDSHGNFEGTVDEFVTWAFGLLAGYSLTMHVLGNVLVELDDDRPDVAFSEAYAIAYHRKDGGKPHRNLVTAFRYVDRFERRPVDGSTAPEWRIAERVVVTEWLRHDPPEGWWPVPDGFVAGRRDRTDPVYTLRRADGDSAGGS; encoded by the coding sequence GTGGACCCTGAGCCGGCGGGCGACCTCGAGCTGCGCTACCTGGTGGTCGAGTCGGCCGTGCGCCGGGTGCTGGCCCGCTACTGCCGGGGCGTCGACCGGATGGACGCCGACCTGGTGCGCAGCTGCTACCACGAGGGCGCCACCGACAGCCACGGCAACTTCGAGGGCACGGTCGACGAGTTCGTCACCTGGGCCTTCGGGCTGCTGGCGGGCTACTCGCTCACGATGCACGTGCTGGGCAACGTGCTCGTGGAGCTGGACGACGACCGGCCCGACGTGGCCTTCTCCGAGGCCTACGCGATCGCCTACCACCGCAAGGACGGCGGCAAGCCCCACCGCAACCTGGTGACCGCGTTCCGCTACGTCGACCGGTTCGAGCGGCGTCCGGTCGACGGTTCGACTGCGCCCGAGTGGCGCATCGCCGAGCGGGTGGTGGTCACCGAGTGGCTGCGCCACGACCCGCCCGAGGGCTGGTGGCCGGTGCCCGACGGGTTCGTCGCCGGGCGGCGCGACCGGACCGATCCCGTCTACACCCTCCGCCGTGCCGACGGGGACAGCGCCGGGGGTTCGTAG